Proteins encoded in a region of the Drosophila sechellia strain sech25 chromosome 2L, ASM438219v1, whole genome shotgun sequence genome:
- the LOC6617432 gene encoding NPC intracellular cholesterol transporter 2 homolog a, with amino-acid sequence MLRYAVIACVALVAFAGALEFSDCGSKTGKFTRVAIEGCDTTKAECILKRNTTVSFSIDFALAEEATAVKTVVHGKVLGIEMPFPLSNPDACVDSGLKCPLEKGESYRYTATLPVLKSYPKVSVLVKWELQDQDGADIICVEIPAKIQ; translated from the coding sequence TGGTGGCCTTCGCGGGAGCCCTGGAGTTCAGCGATTGCGGATCGAAGACGGGCAAGTTCACCCGGGTGGCCATCGAGGGCTGCGACACCACCAAGGCGGAGTGCATTCTCAAGAGAAACACCACGGTCAGCTTCTCCATCGACTTCGCCCTGGCCGAGGAGGCAACGGCGGTGAAGACGGTCGTCCACGGCAAGGTCCTGGGCATCGAAATGCCCTTCCCGTTGTCCAATCCCGATGCCTGTGTGGACAGCGGTCTGAAGTGCCCGCTAGAGAAGGGCGAGTCGTACCGCTACACGGCCACCCTGCCGGTGCTGAAATCCTACCCCAAGGTGTCGGTGCTGGTCAAGTGGGAGCTGCAGGACCAGGACGGAGCGGACATCATCTGCGTCGAGATTCCCGCTAAAATTCAGTAG